The Mus caroli chromosome 1, CAROLI_EIJ_v1.1, whole genome shotgun sequence genome has a window encoding:
- the LOC110296477 gene encoding LOW QUALITY PROTEIN: putative olfactory receptor 10J6 (The sequence of the model RefSeq protein was modified relative to this genomic sequence to represent the inferred CDS: deleted 1 base in 1 codon), whose amino-acid sequence MMRKNHTVLNEFVFQGFSSFQEYKFTLFMIFLTLYLLTLTGNAIIMIMIGIDRHLHTPMYFFLSMLSTSETVYTLVIVPRMLASLVGSSQSISLAGCATQIFFFITLAINNCFLLTAMGYDHYVAICNPLRYSVFMNKRVCAQLVWGSCNIGLLVVIIQIASVFRAPFCDREVAHYFCDIRLVMKLSCADTTLHDIVNFIIISLVIVVPMGLVFISYILVISTILKIASAEGRKKAFATCASHLTVVIIHYGCASIAYLKPKSENSVEKPLLCSSYIALIRTTPLFSQKKQSYKKLILTEQYMVLKLMW is encoded by the exons ATGATGAGAAAAAACCACACAGTGTTAAATGAGTTTGTTTTCCAAGGTTTCTCCAGCTTTCAGGAATACAAGTTTACTCTCTTTATGATATTTCTGACATTGTACCTGCTAACTCTGACTGGCAATGCCATTATTATGATAATGATCGGTATTGATCGTCACCTTCATactcccatgtacttctttcttAGTATGCTTTCCACTTCAGAGACAGTGTACACATTGGTCATTGTTCCAAGGATGCTCGCCAGCCTTGTGGGTTCAAGCCAATCCATTTCTTTGGCTGGCTGTGCTACccagatattc ttttttatcaCTTTGGCCATCAACAACTGCTTTCTGCTTACAGCGATGGGTTATGACCACTATGTAGCTATCTGCAACCCCTTGAGGTACTCGGTTTTCATGAACAAGAGGGTGTGTGCCCAGCTAGTATGGGGTTCCTGCAATATTGGGCTGCTTGTGGTAATAATTCAAATTGCATCTGTATTCAGGGCACCTTTCTGTGACAGAGAAGTAGCCCACTATTTCTGTGACATCCGCCTGGTTATGAAACTGTCCTGTGCTGATACCACTCTGCATGACATAGTCAACTTTATCATCATCTCACTGGTTATTGTGGTACCCATGGGCTTGGTTTTCATCTCTTACATTCTCGTCATCTCCACCATCCTCAAGATTGCCTCTGCTGAGGGACGAAAGAAGGCCTTTGCCACCTGTGCCTCCCACCTCACGGTGGTCATCATCCACTATGGCTGTGCCTCCATTGCCTACCTCAAGCCCAAATCAGAGAA CTCTGTGGAGAAACCTCTGCTGTGTAGCTCTTATATTGCACTCATTAGGACAACACCCTTGttttcacaaaagaaacaaagttatAAAAAGTTAATATTAACTGAACAATACATGGTTTTAAAACTAATGTGGTAG